Genomic segment of Azospirillum brasilense:
ACTCCTGTTCGGGCGGACCTCCCGCCCCTTGCGATGGAGATAGGATCATGAATCGTTCGACCACCCTCCCACTCCTGGCCGCGGCCGTCGCTGCCCTTCTGCTGTCCGGTCCCGCCGACGCCGGCGAGCGGCAACATACGGTCCAGGCCGCCTCGCCGCAGCCGGTCGCCGAGGTGCTGCGGACCGGGAGCGGCACCGTCTCCGGAACGGTTGCCGCAGCGGGCGCGACCTGGATGACCGTCCAGGACGACAGCGCGCGGACGGACGTCATGGTGCGCGGCCTCCTGCCGGAAGGCATCAAGCCGGGCGCCCCCATCACCGTCACCGGGCGCGTCCGCAACGGCGGGCTGATGGCCAGCGAGATCATCCTCGCCGATGGCACGCTGCACCGGCCGTCCCGCGACCACGACGACGATTGACCGCGGAAAGCGTCCCGCCCCGGGATTAAAAGGCCCTCCCGAAACGAAAACGGAGCAGGAATTCGGGAAAATCCAGTCCACGGGGTGGAGACGTGACGTTCAGCCTGCGCGATCAACTGTCGAATCAACTGCGCTCCCTGCGCCGCTACGCCCTCGCGCTGGCGCGCAACCGCGACGACGCGGAGGATCTCGTGCAGGAGACGCTGGTGCGCGCCATTTCCGGCTCCCGGACCTTCCGGCCGAACGGCGACCTGCGGTCCTGGCTGTTCGGCATCCTGCACAACGTCCACGTCAACGGGGTGCGGCGGGAGCAGGTGCGGGCGCGCGGCGCCTCGGCCATCGAGGCGATGACCTACGGGCAGATGCCGCCCAACCAGCCGGACCATGTGGAGCTGATGCGGACCATCGAGGCCTTCTCCACCCTTCCCGACGAGCAGCGGCGCGTCCTGACCCTCGTCGCCGTGGAGGGGATGAGCTACCAGGAGGCCGCCCGCCAGCTCGACATTCCGCTCGGCACGCTGATGTCGCGCCTGGCCCGCGGGCGGGAGGCGCTGCGCGTGGAGATGGGCCACCGCGGCCGCGCCCAGACCGCCCTGCGGGTGGCGAGGTGAGCCATGGGCGGTGATCCCATCAGCCTCAACCAGGACGCCGACCTGCATCTCTACATGGACGGCGAGATGGAGCCGGCCCGCCGCGCCGCCTTCGAGGCGCAGTTGGTCGCCAACCCGGCCCTGGCCGCCAAGCTGGACGAGTACCGGCACCAGCAGGAAATGCTGAAGCTGGGGCTGGACATGATGGCCGCCGTTTCGGTGCAGGAGACCGAAACGCTGGCCGGGCGCCTGCGCTGGCGTCTGGACATGGACCGCTTCAGCCGGCGGGTCGCCCCGCTGGCCGCCGCGATGCTGCTGGTCATGGGGGGATGGAGCCTGACCCTGTGGGTGCAGTCGGGCGGGGCCGCCGGACCGCAACTGGCCGGCGAGATCGACGACGTCCCGGCCTTCGCGGACGAGGCGGCGGAGGCGCATTCCAAGGCCGTCGCGCTCAACACGCTGCAGCCGACCCCGCCCCAGACGAACGTCACACCGGTCCCGGTTCAGACCGCCCAGGTGCCGCTGCCGGAGGGCCGCGGCATGACGGTGGCGCTTCCCGCCATCGGTCCCGAACTCACCCTGATCCGGGCCAGCATCGTGCCATGGAACCATGGCACCGCTCTTCAGTTTCTCTACAGGGAGCCGGACGGCGAACTGCTGACCCTGTTCGTGGCGTCCGGCGAGCCGGCTCAGGACGGCGCCCTGCACACCGTCGTGCATGACAGCCTGCGGCTCGTCTATTGGCGGGCCGGGGTGGTCGCCTACACCGTCACCGGCAACAAGGCCGACGGCGATCTGTTGACCGTCGCCAAGAAAATGGCGGACAGCATCCGCCGATCCTGACACCGCACCGCCCTGAGACCCTGTCGGGCGGAGCCCCACCAAGCCTGTGGAGCCCAGCCATGAGCCTGTACACCGATCCGGACGAGCGGAACGGCCATCCGCTGGACATGGTCGAAACCTTCGTCGCCCGCGAGCATTGGGAACCGATCCTGCGGCAGGCCGCCTTCAACGGCATGGTGCTGGGCGCGGTCACCCTGCTGCTGGGGCTGGACGCGCTGCCCGGCCTCGCGATCATCCACATCATCACCTTCGCGTCGGGCATGGCCCAGGGCTTCCTGGCGCTGCGCCTGGAGGAGAGCGGACAGGACGAGGCCGCCGTCGCCGTGGGGCGCCGCTCCATGGCCGCCTTCACGCTGGCCTCGCTCACCCTGTTCCTGATGCCCTTCGCGGCCTGACCCGCGCAGAAGTCACGCGCGGAACCGGCTGTTCCGTGTCATGGTCCCCGTCCCGCCGGGGACCTCCCCCGGATGGGGACGTCAAGCCAGGGAAATAGGACAGCCGATGCGGGGCAGGCAGACACGCTCCGGGAGCCGGATGCAGATCCGCGCTCCCTATCTCGACCCGGTGCGTGTGGGGGAGACCTCGGGAAACCTGCGTTGCCGCTGCTGCGGGCGGCCCGACGGGGTGGTCGTGCGTTGCCTGCCCGACGGACGCTGGTACGACGGGGCGGACGAGACGTGGCGCGACGGACGCGGGCGCCGCGTGCCCTGGCCGGAGGCCGCCGAATACGGTGCGACCACCGACATCCTGGTCAGCGTCGAGGCGCTGCGCATCACCCGCTCGGCTGTGGAGCGGGTCCGCCTGCTGTGCAACCGCTGCCGCCGGCTGGAGGGCGCCGTTCATGGCCGCGCCCGCGCCCGGATCAGCATCCTGCTGCGCCGGGCCATTGGCGACCTGTTCCTGGGCCGCTACGACGACCCCGCCGTTCTCACGGCGCTGGTCGCCCTCTATCGCAAGGACGGCTGAACGGCGATCTCGCCTCAGCTGGCGGTGTCCTCGGCCATCCCGCCGTCGAGCCGTGCCGCCAACTCCCGCCGCGCCAGCAGCTCCGGCGCCACTGACGCCGCAGGGGCCGCGGCGGGCAGATGCCCATAGGCACCGATGCCAAAGGCACCGGCGTCGCCGACGATCCACTCCTCGGCGGGCGGGAGCGGCGGGGGCGTTTCGATCTTCCGGAACAGCGCGGCGGCGGAGGCCAGCGCGGAGGAAGCGGTGAGCGGGATCGTGGAATTCGCGCGTTCGGTCCGGCCCTGCATGGCCAGGACTTCATCATGTGCATCGGACATCGGACTCTCCCTCACCGCGTGACGAAGGGCAACGCTGAAACTGTGGCATGGAAGTCACGCTCCGTCCAATTGCACGAACGGATGAACCGCCGCTTGGACAACAGTCCGCCCCCACCGCCGGTTCATAAGCAATTAGGGGGAATACATTCCGGGAGGAGCCGCGCGACCGTCCCGGCTGTTCAGACTGCGGCAGCTCAACGGGGAGAAACGGCTGACGCATGGCACGGTTTTTGCGATGGGTGACTGCCCTGCTGTTTCTGGCCGTCATGGGCGGGGCGGCGATGGTGGGAACGGGTGTGGTCACGGTTCCGCCCCGCTACGATCCCTGGGCGCCGCTGGACATCGGGGAGGTGCCGAACCTGCTGACCCGTCTCAAGCTGTCCCGGCTGGACGGCGCGCCCCGGCAGTGCCACGCCGTACTGGGCGACGCGGGCCTGCGCTTCAGTCCGGTGACCGACCGGCAGACCGGTCCGGGCTGCGGCCTGACCGACGCGGTGCAGGTCAGCCGCTCGGCGGTGGCCTTCAACGGCGGCTTCACCGTCACCTGCCCGCTCGCCGCCGCCTGGATGCTGTTCGAGACGCACACGCTCCAGCCCGCGGCGCAGCGGCATTTCGGCCAGCGGGTGGCGCGGGTCCGGCATTTGGGAAGCTACGCCTGCCGCAACGTCTACGGCCGGGCGGAGGGGCGCCGCAGCGAGCACGCCACCGCCAACGCCCTCGACATCGCCGGCTTCACGCTGGCCGACGGCACCACCATCGCCCTGCCCGGCGACTGGACGTCGGCGGATGGACGGAAGCGCGCCTTCCTGCGCGAGGTGCGCGACGGCGCCTGCGAGGTCTTCCGCGCGGTGCTGGGCCCCGACTACAACGAGGCCCACCGCGACCACTTCCACCTCGACATGGGGCCGTACCGCGTCTGCCGGTGAGGTGGCGCCCGCCCTGTTAAGCGCTTTGGTAGGCCAGCACGCCGTCGGCGCGCGTCTCGATGCGCAGCTCGCCGCGCCCGACCATGTGGTTGAGATGAGCCAGCGCCTCCCCGAAGGCGAAGCTCAGCTGGTGCGAGTCCAGCGCGCGGCGGAACAGCACCGGCACCAGTTCCTTGCAGCTCAGAGGTTTGCCGCGGCAGGCCTCGGCGATCTGCGCACAACGGTCGGCGTGGTGGGCTTCCAGCGCGCGGGTGCGGTGGTCCAGCCCGTAGAAGGGCAGCCTGTGACCGGACAGGACCAGCGAGTCCGCCGCCACCTCCTCCCGGATCGCGGCCAGGGACGACAGGTAGAGCCCCAGCGGGTCGGCCTTGGGCTGCATCGCGGAGACGCTGACGTTGGGGGAAATGCGCGCGATGACCTGATCGGCGGCAAGGAACAGCCGGTCGGCGGCGCAATAGAGCATCGCCTGCTCCGGCGAATGACCGCCGCCGGTCAGGATGCGCCAGTCGCGCCCGCCCAGCCGCAGGGTCTGGCCGGGGATCATCCGCTCGAAGCTGGGCGCCAGCCCGGTCGTGCGGTTCAGGTAGCTGAGGCCGCGGCCGAGCATCTGCTGGATCTCGTCGGGCGACAGGCCCCCGGCTTGGTAGAAGGCGTCCTGCGCCTCCAGCGCCTGGGGGTCGCGCCCTTGTTGCAGAAGCTTGGCGTAGTAATACTCGCTCTGGGTCATGTGCAGCGGCGGGGCGAAACGCTCGTGCAGCCAGCCGGCCAGACCGACATGGTCGGGATGGAAGTGGCTGACCACCAGCCGGACGATCGGCTTGCCGCCCAGCGGGCCGCGCAGAAGCCGGTCCCAGCACTCGCGGCTGACGTCGTCGCCAAGCCCGGTGTCGAACAGCGCCCAGCCGTCCCCTTCCTCGAAGAGGTAGAGGTTGACGTGGTCCAGTGCGTAGGGCAGCGGCAGGCGCAGCCACAGCACACCCGGCGCCACCTCCCGGACCGTTCCATTGTCCGGTGCTTCGGAAAACGGATGGCGGATGAGTTCGGCGTCGTCTTTCACCCTGATGGTCCTCCTTGCGCTGCAGTGCCCCCGACCTCTTGGCTACCCGTTGGTTCGCGTCCGGTCAACTATCCGCAAATAGAACATTCCGACCATTGACGCACCTCGTGTTTCGTTTGACGCCCGCTCCGCCGCGGGAGCATCGGGGGATTCGCGACGAATGGGCCGCGCACTGGTTAACCAAAGGGCATTGCCAAAGGAGAATACCCGGATGACCACCGCAACGTTCAGGATCATCCGCCACGCCGACGGGCCGGTTTTCTTTGACGACCGGACGATCACACTCGCGGAGGCGCAGATCATCATCAACGACGCCATCGCGCGCGGCGATCTGGAGGTCGGGTCCTTCCTGCGCATCGACGACGAGGAGCTGGTGATCGAACGGGAGGTTGCGGGGTAGGCGGCGCGCCGCCCGACCCGCAACCCGTCCATTTCGCCCCGTCAGCTCATCGCGACGAGGCTGGCGTTGCCGCCGGCCGCCGCGGTGTTGACGCTGACCGAGCGCTCGTTCAGCAGCAGGTCGAGGTCGTAGCCCTCGCCCCGCCCCGCCGCCAAAGCCTCGGGGGTCGCCGCCTGCACCAGCAGGATCGGGCCGGGAAGCTCCGCGATGCGCCGGTTGATGGCGGTCACGCATTCGCGGTCGCCTTCCACCAGAACCGCGGCGAGCGGTCCGGCGTCCCGCCAATCCGCCGTGGTCCGCACCCGCGCGGCCAGCGCCGGGGGCAGGCCGCGCAGCAGCTCGGCCAACTCCGGCGGGGCGTCCACCGCGGCGCTGTTGCCCGTCGCCAGGACCGCGCCGAGCTGGAGCAGCAGGCCCGTCCGCGTCTGCGGCAGCAGCAGGACACGGCCCCGCCCGTGCAGCTCATAGAGGTTGCGCTCGCCCACCGGGCCGTTCAGCTCCGCCCCGCCGCCGATGGCGCTGCGCGCCACGTAGCCGGCGCAGCGCGACGCCTCCGCCGTGAAGCCCTTGGCGCGCAGCCACTCGCCGTAGGCCAGCCCGGCCGCGCGTGCGGCGTCCGGCCCGCGGAACTCCAGCCAGCCCTTGGGACGGCGGCTGAGCAGGCGGGAGAGGTAGAGCGGGCCGCCCGCCTTGGGGCCGGTGCCCGACAGGCCGTGGCCGCCGAAGGGCTGCACGCCGACCACCGCGCCGATGGTGTTGCGGTTGACGTAGACGTTGCCCGCGCCGATCCGCCCGGTCACCCGCTCGATGGTGGCGTCGATGCGGGTGTGCAGGCCGAAGGTCAGGCCGTAGCCGGTGGCGTTGATGGCGTCGACCAGGGCGTCGAGAGCGTCGCGGTGGAAGCGGACGACGTGGAGGACCGGGCCGAAGACCTCCCGCTCAAGCTCATGGATGCCGCCGATCTCGATCACCGTGGGGGCGATGAAGGTGCCCTCGGCCGTCTCGGCGGGCAGCGGCAGAAACTCCACATTGCGGCCCTTGGCGCGCATCGCCTCGATGTGGCCGGCGATGGTGGCGCGGGCCTCCTCGCTGATGACCGGGCCGACATCGACGGCCAGCCGGTCCGGGTTGCCGATGCGCAGCTCCCGCATGGCGCCCTTCAGCATGGCGAGCGTGCGGTCGGCCACGTCCTCCTGCAGGCAGAGGATGCGCAGGGCGGAGCAGCGCTGGCCGGCGCTGTCGAAGGCGGACGCGATCACGTCGCCCACCACCTGCTCGGCCAGGGCGGAGCTGTCCACGATCATGGCGTTCTGGCCGCCGGTCTCGGCGATCAGCGGGATCGTCCCACCGTCCGGCAGCAGGCGCCCGGCGAGCTGGC
This window contains:
- a CDS encoding sigma-70 family RNA polymerase sigma factor, with protein sequence MTFSLRDQLSNQLRSLRRYALALARNRDDAEDLVQETLVRAISGSRTFRPNGDLRSWLFGILHNVHVNGVRREQVRARGASAIEAMTYGQMPPNQPDHVELMRTIEAFSTLPDEQRRVLTLVAVEGMSYQEAARQLDIPLGTLMSRLARGREALRVEMGHRGRAQTALRVAR
- a CDS encoding anti-sigma factor family protein, producing MGGDPISLNQDADLHLYMDGEMEPARRAAFEAQLVANPALAAKLDEYRHQQEMLKLGLDMMAAVSVQETETLAGRLRWRLDMDRFSRRVAPLAAAMLLVMGGWSLTLWVQSGGAAGPQLAGEIDDVPAFADEAAEAHSKAVALNTLQPTPPQTNVTPVPVQTAQVPLPEGRGMTVALPAIGPELTLIRASIVPWNHGTALQFLYREPDGELLTLFVASGEPAQDGALHTVVHDSLRLVYWRAGVVAYTVTGNKADGDLLTVAKKMADSIRRS
- a CDS encoding extensin family protein, with the protein product MARFLRWVTALLFLAVMGGAAMVGTGVVTVPPRYDPWAPLDIGEVPNLLTRLKLSRLDGAPRQCHAVLGDAGLRFSPVTDRQTGPGCGLTDAVQVSRSAVAFNGGFTVTCPLAAAWMLFETHTLQPAAQRHFGQRVARVRHLGSYACRNVYGRAEGRRSEHATANALDIAGFTLADGTTIALPGDWTSADGRKRAFLREVRDGACEVFRAVLGPDYNEAHRDHFHLDMGPYRVCR
- a CDS encoding MBL fold metallo-hydrolase yields the protein MKDDAELIRHPFSEAPDNGTVREVAPGVLWLRLPLPYALDHVNLYLFEEGDGWALFDTGLGDDVSRECWDRLLRGPLGGKPIVRLVVSHFHPDHVGLAGWLHERFAPPLHMTQSEYYYAKLLQQGRDPQALEAQDAFYQAGGLSPDEIQQMLGRGLSYLNRTTGLAPSFERMIPGQTLRLGGRDWRILTGGGHSPEQAMLYCAADRLFLAADQVIARISPNVSVSAMQPKADPLGLYLSSLAAIREEVAADSLVLSGHRLPFYGLDHRTRALEAHHADRCAQIAEACRGKPLSCKELVPVLFRRALDSHQLSFAFGEALAHLNHMVGRGELRIETRADGVLAYQSA